In Rutidosis leptorrhynchoides isolate AG116_Rl617_1_P2 chromosome 2, CSIRO_AGI_Rlap_v1, whole genome shotgun sequence, one genomic interval encodes:
- the LOC139888713 gene encoding uncharacterized protein, translated as MEDKFLQHFFPASKAAKLQSDINHFIQKPHETLYDAWTHFSKMLRNCPQYGLNNFNNVQILYKGVNVPTRKEIDIAAGGSLMKKTPDEAYEIISETATHSIDWHQEMDVSRSSHVASTETSDELALVKAQLETFKRHMESMTKEMHAIKVGCELCQGPHLTKDYDQASMEEHANYLGYVKKSDFALSEFSGGRQFFNQAGNSGGNNYQSATDTTSTFLSERPLGTLPSNTQSNPNNKGPVRNEKVNAITTRSGLVINEETPKSPAIVSPTVLQVYKAPIPYPKALKRDKLENQYKKFLDMINQISINMPLAEVIRGMPNYGKYLKDLISSKGKYQEVSATFLNEACSAILQKKKLPPKLGDPGIVEIDTIGFVPTGGSNDFNLDAEIEYLMKADANDESSDEEDHTEEEPVEEIKEEDKF; from the exons ATGGAAGATAAGTTTTTACAGCATTTCTTTCCAGCTTCTAAGGCTGCTAAATTGCAAAGTGACATTAATCACTTCATTCAGAAGCCACATGAAACACTTTATGATGCATGGACACATTTTAGTaaaatgttacgtaattgtcctcaatacgggttgaacaacttcaataatGTCCAGATTTTATACAAGGGTGTTAATGTGCCGACTAGGAAAGAaattgatattgctgcaggtggttctttgatgaaaaagactccggatgaagCTTATGAAATCATCTCCGAAACTGCTACGCATTCAATTGATTGGCATCAAGAAATGGATGTCTCTCGATCTTCTCatgttgctagtaccgaaactagtgacgagCTTGCTTTAGTAAAAGCTCAACTTGAGACTTTTAAGAGACATATGGAGTCTATGACTAAAGAAATGCATGCTataaaggttggttgtgagttatgTCAGGGACCGCATCTGACGAAAGATTATGATCAAGCGTCAATGGAGGAACAtgctaattatctgggttatgttaaAAAGAGTGATTTTGCTCTTAGTGAATTTTCGGGTGGGAGACAGTTTTTTAACCAAGCGGGTAATTCgggtggtaacaattatcagagtg CAACCGATACAACCAGTACA TTTTTGTCGGAGAGACCATTGGGTACTCTCCCGTCTAACACGCAGTCCAATCCGAACAATAAAGGACCGGTTAGAAATGAGAAAGTGAATGccattaccacccgaagtggtttggtCATTAATGAGGAGACACCGAAGTCTCCAGCAATTGTTTCTCCTACTGTTTTGCAG gtgtacaaagcacctattccatatCCTAAAGCTCTAAAGAGGGATAAGCTGGAAAACCAGTACAAGAAGTTCTTGGATATGATTAATCAGATTAGCATTAATATGCCATTGGCGGAAGTGATTAGAGGAATGCCTAACTACGGGAAGTACCTAAAGGACCTGATTTCTTCGAAAGGTAAGTACCAAGAGGTTTCGGCCACATTCCTCAACGAGGCGTGTTCGGCTATTTTACAAAAGAAAAagctacctccaaaattaggagatccAG GAATTGTGGAGATTGATACCATAGGTTTTGTCCCCACGGGTGGAAGTAATGACTTTAATTTAGATGCTGAAATTGAATACTTGATGAAAGCGGATGCAAATGATGAATCAAGTGATGAAGAAGATCACACAGAGGAGGAACCAGTTGAGGAAATCAAGGAGGAGGATAAGTTCTGA